In Flavobacterium enshiense, the genomic stretch AGAAGAAATCGTGAACTTAGACCACTTTGATACAGTCGATTTTTTTCAGAAGCTTTTAATCAATTACCCTCAGGCCTTTAAATACTGTTTTTTCCATCCGAAAGTAGGTATGTGGATGGGAGCAACTCCAGAGCAGCTTTTAAAAGTGAAAGATTTTGAAATTCATACTGTGGCCCTGGCTGGAACCAAAGTAAATAAAGGGAAAGAAGATGTGATTTGGAAGCAGAAAGAAAAAGACGAACAGCAATTGGTGACTGATTTTATATTGGAAAATCTTAAAGATCATGTTTCGGAGCAGACAGTTTCCAGTCCCTATACGGCTTATGCAGGTAATTTGCTGCATATCAAAACGGATATTTCCGCAAAAATGAATAACGCCAACAGTCTAAAACCTGTGTTGAAAATTTTGCACCCAACGCCCGCTGTTTGTGGTTATCCGAAATTGTTGGCCAAAGATTTTATTCTGCAGAACGAAGGATACGATCGTGAATATTATGCCGGTTTTTTAGGCGAACTGAATATGGATTTTGCAACGGGAAGAAGTAAAAATTCCGATTTGTTTGTCAATTTACGGTGTATGAAAATAAAAGATAAAAAAGCACATTTGTTTGTAGGCTGCGGAATCACCAAGGATAGTGACCCGGAAAAGGAATTCCTGGAAACGGTCAACAAATCAATGACGATGAAAAAAATTCTGAATTAATATATGAAATTAGATATACTTGCCTTTGGGTCGCATCCCGATGATGTTGAGTTAGGCTGCGGAGCAACGATTGCTAAAGAAATCTCGTTGGGAAAGAAAGTAGGAATTGTTGATTTGACAAGAGGTGAGCTGGGAACCAGAGGCTCGGCTGAAATACGTGATGAAGAATCAGCCAAAGCGGCTAAAATGCTGGGGGTTACTGTTCGTGAAAATTTGAGGTTCCGTGACGGATTTTTTGTAAATGATGAAACCCATCAGTTGGAAATTATCAAGATGATTCGAAAGTATAAGCCGGAAATCGTTTTGTGCAATGCGGTAGACGATAGGCATATCGACCATGCAAAAGGAAGTAAGTTGGTTTCCGATGCTTGTTTTCTTTCCGGGTTACGCCGAATAGAAACCGAGGCGGACGGAGCACAGCAGGAAGCATGGCGACCGAATTTAGTCTACCATTATATACAGTGGAAAAACATCGAACCTGATTTTGTAGTGGACGTAACCGGGTTTGTCGAAAAAAAGGTTGAAGCAATTATGGCTTACAGTTCGCAATTTTATGAGCCTAATTCCAACGAACCGATTACGCCAATAGCCACAAAAAACTTTAAAGACAGTCTGATTTACCGGGCTCAGGACCTTGGAAGGCTCATTGGAACTGATTTTGGCGAAGGATTTACGGTTGAAAGATATTTGGCTGTCAATAGTTTAGGAGATTTGCGATAATTTTTTTTAAAAAATATTTGCGAAAAACGATAAATGCCCTATATTTGCACCCGTAATCAAATGGTGATTGTAGCTCAGTTGGTTA encodes the following:
- a CDS encoding isochorismate synthase; protein product: MTDIFLKVKTHQEQQLPFVLYSKPNAKEIVGLFQRNDHLYFVESFEENGFVFAPFDGENYIILPENHLDVIVESFKSSPTENLPAIFYEIDEKAKNDFENLVAKAVDEIHAGYFKKVVLSREEIVNLDHFDTVDFFQKLLINYPQAFKYCFFHPKVGMWMGATPEQLLKVKDFEIHTVALAGTKVNKGKEDVIWKQKEKDEQQLVTDFILENLKDHVSEQTVSSPYTAYAGNLLHIKTDISAKMNNANSLKPVLKILHPTPAVCGYPKLLAKDFILQNEGYDREYYAGFLGELNMDFATGRSKNSDLFVNLRCMKIKDKKAHLFVGCGITKDSDPEKEFLETVNKSMTMKKILN
- the bshB1 gene encoding bacillithiol biosynthesis deacetylase BshB1 — translated: MKLDILAFGSHPDDVELGCGATIAKEISLGKKVGIVDLTRGELGTRGSAEIRDEESAKAAKMLGVTVRENLRFRDGFFVNDETHQLEIIKMIRKYKPEIVLCNAVDDRHIDHAKGSKLVSDACFLSGLRRIETEADGAQQEAWRPNLVYHYIQWKNIEPDFVVDVTGFVEKKVEAIMAYSSQFYEPNSNEPITPIATKNFKDSLIYRAQDLGRLIGTDFGEGFTVERYLAVNSLGDLR